In a single window of the Rhizoctonia solani chromosome 16, complete sequence genome:
- a CDS encoding RNA recognition motif protein, which yields MDFDGTKRKQTIYVGGLHEDSNEAELMEIFSAFGDILDIQIPPAPTIHRDQPPTGHRGFAFVTFSSPADAQDAIDNMDLNVVHGKVVKVNLAKAMKVEANPNRAVWESEEWLKEHAKPLDESSGQGVRASTREDAMEE from the exons ATGGACTTTGACGGGACAAAGCGAAAGCAAACAATATATGTCGGAGGCCTACACGAAGACTCCAATGAAGCAGAACTGATGGAGATATTCTCGGCTTTCG GTGATATACTTGACATACAAATTCCGCCAGCTCCAACCATACATAGAGATCAGCCTC CCACGGGCCACCGTGGGTTTGCGTTTGTGACGTTCTCCTCACCTGCGGATGCGCAAGACGCGATAGACAACATGGACCTCAA CGTTGTCCACGGCAAAGTGGTTAAAGTTAATCTTGCTAAAGCCATGAAGGTAGAGGCGAACCCGAATCGTGCCG TGTGGGAGTCCGAGGAATGGCTCAAGGAACATGCAAAACCACTGGACGAAAGCAGCGGACAAGGCGTACGCGCTTCCACACGGGAGGACGCAATGGaagaataa